A window of Centroberyx gerrardi isolate f3 chromosome 19, fCenGer3.hap1.cur.20231027, whole genome shotgun sequence genomic DNA:
AGCGCTGTAACAGCAGGACTGAGTGCaagcagcacaacacacacctgcagtGATCAGACGAACTGCAACAGGGTCATCACACACGCAAATGAACACAgccacacatatacaaacaaaaTCATACACCCAGTAATACACTTGCATAaacatgctttctctctctctctctctctctctctctctctcacacacacacacacacacacacacacactgttccatCTCAGTGGTGAATCCAGGATGAGGAGCCGGAATTGGTTTTGTTGCTCAGTGATCCAGTGTTAGCAGTATCCTTGGAAACAGACCCATGGGGGGCAGTGTATTAATAGACCAACtggacactgtgtgtgtatgtatgtgtgtgtgtgtgtgtgtgtgagagagagagagagagagagagcgagagagagcaagagagagagagagagagagagagagagagagagtcctggGATGCCGTCTCTGAAACTATGGTAACTGCCTCTGAAATTGACATTCCCTCCATGagcagtttctcttttctctccttagTAAATTCTCTCCCCTCCAGTGATTTATTTACATTATCTTTTCAAGTTTCTCTccttcagtcaaaggtttgaTGTGAACCAGTTTGTTTCACATCCATCACCAGTCCCTGATCACCAGTCTCTCTCACAACAGGCCTATACCCACCATCCCCATTACCCCAGTACCACTAATAGACTGCAGTTCAACTGAGGGCAACAGGACAATGCAAAGCTGAGAGCCTGTCATTCTTGATACTACTGTCTGTTCAGCTCATCACCACTTTTTTGCATATAGGCAATGTAGTTCTGTTACCATGGCCAATGTAAGATGTGGAAGTGTGGAAGATAATTTATGACATTTCAACACACTATTTGAATTGGATTATTGCTAAGAGGCAATTAGACTTTTGAATGTTGGTGTATTGAATGGCATAGGTGGGGCACTGAGCTACAAATGTGGGGTGGGGTAGTGGCCTCTGGCTCATTTGGCCCACAATCCAAATGCAGCAACAAGTCTTTACAGAGGCTGCTATAGTTTGGCCTTTTTAGCTCACATGACACTGGCTGGCCATTGTCAAAACTGATCCATCAGTGCCTGAGCTACGCCAAGTTAGGCCCGGAAACGTCTGCTATCTGATAACACCTTccagtaacaataacaaattgTTAATGGGGTGTTTCGTTTCCCTCCACCTTCCCTTTGCTCTCGCGTCCGAGATGCTGCAGGCATGATAACCTATGGACGATGCGATGCCCAGTGGTGCAAGTTGTGCCAACGTAACCAAACACATTGAACAACTAAAGACACTGATAACGTGTGCTTTTATTATGCAAGTGAGAACAGCTTGCGACGCAGCGGTAGTTTCAGTTGTCTGTCCCTGTGGCCCCGTTCACCCTGCTCGCTTCTCTGAAAACTTTCACCAGACACGTTCTCTTCTCTCACAGAACTCGTCCCCTCATCGGTGTCAAagcatacaaaataaaaaacacgaCTTCCGGTcacaaccttcaaaataaaactcttatTGGCGAACATGTAGGCTATTGTACCCATGACCATGTTGTAATACAAACAACCAACGTGAAAATAGGTAGGCAGTACGTCTACTATATTTTAGGAAAAGATAAAGTAGGTTAAAAGACAAATGTTTAATCCAAAACTATGTTGTTTCGTACACCATAAATGTTCAATTAAATGGCGAATTGTAAGCTTTTACTTTGAATGCATAATCGCCTAACTTCCGGTATTTCCCTCGCTGTATCCGGCTCGCTTGACGCAGCTCGGCTCCTCCTACGTGCATCCATGGCAACCATGGTAGCTACGCCAGGTCCGGTCAGCTCAGCGAGCATCCCGTTACCGGCCCTGGAATTCAAAACTAACGGCCGAGGGTATGACAGCAACTTTCGGAGAAGAAGAACTAAATGACAGATAAATATTACTGAGTTGTGCGGTAGTTTTGGCGTTGTTTTGGACCGACATGACGCCCGCGTGGAGAGCCCGGTATGGATGCGAAGCGGCAGGCGCTAAATGGAGAACGGCAGGTGAGTCAGTGGTCGGAATGAATGGATTATCTCCAATTAAAACCAtatttgttattatcattaGCTTCTTTAAGCTGTTGGGTGTACGTTGAATGGGCTCTAACGATGTGCACTGGATAAACTATCAAGTAGACCacgggttcccaaactttttcatgtcaaggacccccaaatatATATGCATTAAATCACGGACACGCACCTGATAAGATGATTTTGTCTGAAGGAACCGCATCTGAGCTGAGAAGATTTTTAGAGTTAGTTATTGGTATAGAATTGCATGACTGTTATTACTACAGGTGGGGTGATAACAGCAGTGGGGAGGCGGTGGAACCTCTGATCCTGTGGTCAGCCTCATACATTATTTCACATTGTTAACTTGAAGggaatgaaataatagtgaaattaaactattccctCTTTTGCTGGGGACTCCCTTGAACCACCTCAAGGCCCCCTGAAGGCCCCCGGACCTCATTTTGGAAACGACTGAAGAAGGCTTCCTTGACTGGCAACAGCTGGCTCTTTATGAGATGTTTATAGGACACTGTTTGTGAAAAGCCTGTATTGTTGAGGCAGTGTGTGGGGActcagtgtgtgaatgtgtggtgtTGCTTGCTGTCCGGGGGTCAGTGGTGTCTTGTTAAAGGGGGCCCTGCTCATGTTAGAGGTAGGgtcttgtgtttctgtctgttgtctcagtctcaaaaaaacagcaacaccccactgattggacagataactgctctccgtctctctctgtgtcagaaAGTGAAACGTCAAAGATGCCGCGTGTCTCTAATGCTTCATTAATCATGCAGATTCAGCCGAGCCCTAACCAGGGCAAGTGAGCTTTTGTTggggcgtgtgcgtgtgtgtatgtgtgtgtgcatgcgtcttAAGGAAGCATAAATAATTCAGCCCGGGGAGCAAGGTGCTCGAGGAATCTCAAATGGCCCCTGCACTCCACGGGATGGAAAACACTCAAATCTGATCAGCCGGATTtgttttcacacacacgcacacacagaatgaGGGACTAGTGTCGTGTTACTTATGAGTTTTCCTTTGTATACTACTTCAGAAAAAACACCCACCAACTAAGTGGTGACATCAGTGTTATTGAATAGACTTTCAACAATAATCCaactcttgctttctctttctctctctctgccctcctcccctgcccccCCTCTGACCCCTCTCCCCCTTCAGTTCCCCCTGTCTCACTGTCGAAGCGTGTTGGGGGGGTGCCCCAGCCGTGGCCCCCTCACACCCACCCTGCAGGACCGGGCCACAGGACCCACtgcccacctcctcctccactccctctgtTCCACACCCGTCACGCGGAGCAGAGCGCCGAGCGGCCTCACCTGGTCACCATCGTCCGTCCCTGCGGTCAGAGTTCACTGCGGAAGGTGAATAGCTGAGAAGGCAGTGTCCTTTTCAGCAATTAACTAGGGGCAACCTTTTCATGATTTAATTAAgtgtcatttttgtttctcGGTTTCCAAGGTAACAGTGCTGTTGAACCGTAGGGGCGTGGTTTCCTTCGAGCAGCTGCTACTGGATGTCTCGGAGGCGCTGGGGTTTCCTCGCTGGCACAGAGCCAGGGTCACACGCCTCTACACACCCCACGCACGAGAGGTGaggctcaacacacacatttgtcctGATTCAGATTCACTGAACTTAAAACCCAGGAATGCACACTTCAGTTGACACCGTCCACTGATTGGGGCAGATGAAAGGATTcaaaggaaaacacaaaaagttGAAACAAAGGGATGTGTGGGGTAAAAATGGCGTTATGTTTTTCCCCAATTAGTATGAAAATGATTGACAAGGTCTTTGAAAACTCTCACATCTCCCTGTGATGACACTGTCCAGTCCTGCCTTTTTCCTCAGCATGGGAGCTAGGAAGCTGTTAAGTAGtccttctcattctctctttctctctctcacccctccctcccaggTGAGGGGCGTGTGCGACTTCTTCCGTGGCGAGGTGGCCTTCCTGGCGCTGGGGAAGGCTCGTCCGGAGCTGAGGAGCGTGCAGGAGGCCCTGGAGGAGCTGTTCCCAGAGCATTCCCACTACCGAGCCGACGCGCTGCGAGCCTGGGAGAAGAGGCTCCGCCCAGCGCCGGATAAAGCCGCCAAGGCCGACAGCGGATACAGCGAGGGAGCAGACGGCAGcggaacgcacacacaccaagaggCTCGCcaggacacaaatacacacaccaagacacaccaCAGTGCGCACAGACTCACACAGCCGCCttaccacacagacacacacaggcaggaaaATTATATCTCAGACACTAAGCATTCTCACAAGAAGCACGCATGCAGAAAACCCACTCACCCTCCCAACCACCTGCAGAGAGTCCGGGTAAGAGGCGGGGCCAGAGAGAGACGGCTTTCTGTCATTGGTCCATTTAAACAAGAGGCGGGTCTAAGAGAGGCAGACACCAGCTCTCCCACACTGTGTGGAAACTGCTTAGGTGAAAGAGGTAAATATCTGGGTCCAGAGCGTACCAATCAAATAGCTGGGAGGGTCCCACTCCCTCCTGTGACGAGGAAGCACAAAGGAAGTTCCTCCACGGAGCAGGAGGTGAGAAACACAGTCATTCCTCCTGGAGCGCCGCCTCCTCAGCCAGGAAGCAGAGTTGAGGAGAAGCGCATCGACCGATTACAACTTTTATCTTCAAATCCGTTGCCGGGGGTGGGGTCAGTACAGATAGAAACACAGCAGAGggcgacctttgaccttccaTCAGACAGGAGTGATGTCACCCTGTCGGATATCGAGCGCTGCTACGATATAGGGCGTGTGGTTGGAGACGGGAACTTTGCGGTGGTGCGAGAGTGCCGCCGTCGTGACAACGGACAAAACCTGGCCTTGAAGATCGTCGAACGCTCCAAGCTGATTGGTCGAGAGCACATGATGCAGAACGAGCTGAGCCTTCTGGGCAGTCTGTCCCACCCTCGCGTGGTCCGACTGTTCAcgcaccaccacacacacactcactcctacCTGGTGATGGAGCTGGTGATCGGAGGGGATCTGTTTGAGGCCATCGCGGACAGGGGGAGGTTCCCAGAGGCAGAAGCAGGACTGATGGTGTCGGATGTGAGCGAAGCCCTGAGTTACATCCACAGCAAGAGCATCGTCCACCGAGACCTCAAACCAGAAAACCTGCTGGTCAGTATTAAGGCAGTGTGATTTAGGGCATGACGGATACTGGATTATTTGGTTCTAATTCCAATTAATATTTAGGAAGCAAAATTACTTTGCTTCATCACATCAATTATCCAAATTTTACTTTTAAAGAAATATAGTCCTTCATTCGTTTCCATTTGAAAAGTAAATCTAACTAAAAATCTCAAATAATTCTCTATTCATGGGTTTAATATAATCTGAAGATATAGATAATAGCTGTGGATATGAAGTGTGGCCAATATCAGGCAAACCCAAAATGTAGGCAAATATTTGCCtatgttttggtgtgtgtgtgccctgtaAGAGGTTTGAATTTTAGAAATATAACCTCaatccttcttccctccctctctctgtctctctccatatcttgtttctctctctctctctctctctctctctctctctcagatggaGCGTATGGCTGATGGCAGCAGTAGGCTGAAGCTGGGAGACTTTGGTCTAGCCATGGTTGTGACTGAACCGATCTTCACTATATGTGGTACACCCACCTATGTAGCCCCAGAGATTCTCTCTGAGACAGGTTAGTACTGTTTGCTGCAATATCAATCACTCTTTTACATTCCTTagactttttctctctgtctgtgcttcACTAAATATGTATGTCTTTCAAATCTGTTCTTTGGTTCTGTTTATtattcctttcctctctcagtttgagtgtcattttctttttctcagaaTGACTGTTTGCTGTCTGACCCAACAGGTTATGGCCTGGCAGTGGATGTGTGGGCGCTGGGTGTTATTCTCTACATCCTGCTGTGTGGCTTCCCCCCATTCCGCAGTCGGGATCGGGACCAGGAAGAGCTGTTCCGGCTAATAAAACAGGGAGAACTCAACTTTCTGTCCCCCTACTGGGACCCCATCTCAGAGGGTGAGATGTACAGAAATACACTttatgcaagcacacacaaactcaagtaggacacatgcacacaaaatctttgttttgttaaatccaattgcgtgtgtgtgtgtgtgcgtgtgtctgtgtgt
This region includes:
- the dclk3 gene encoding serine/threonine-protein kinase DCLK3 gives rise to the protein MTPAWRARYGCEAAGAKWRTAVPPVSLSKRVGGVPQPWPPHTHPAGPGHRTHCPPPPPLPLFHTRHAEQSAERPHLVTIVRPCGQSSLRKVTVLLNRRGVVSFEQLLLDVSEALGFPRWHRARVTRLYTPHAREVRGVCDFFRGEVAFLALGKARPELRSVQEALEELFPEHSHYRADALRAWEKRLRPAPDKAAKADSGYSEGADGSGTHTHQEARQDTNTHTKTHHSAHRLTQPPYHTDTHRQENYISDTKHSHKKHACRKPTHPPNHLQRVRVRGGARERRLSVIGPFKQEAGLREADTSSPTLCGNCLGERGKYLGPERTNQIAGRVPLPPVTRKHKGSSSTEQERIDRLQLLSSNPLPGVGSVQIETQQRATFDLPSDRSDVTLSDIERCYDIGRVVGDGNFAVVRECRRRDNGQNLALKIVERSKLIGREHMMQNELSLLGSLSHPRVVRLFTHHHTHTHSYLVMELVIGGDLFEAIADRGRFPEAEAGLMVSDVSEALSYIHSKSIVHRDLKPENLLMERMADGSSRLKLGDFGLAMVVTEPIFTICGTPTYVAPEILSETGYGLAVDVWALGVILYILLCGFPPFRSRDRDQEELFRLIKQGELNFLSPYWDPISEGASGLVRALLQVDPTVRLTAAQTLLHPWVQAMVSSCHQGALTHKAQKNTADSGSDPERPAQTDVAEAPRDKRVAHTNSRGVLTHKAQVNTAEITRQHESQTQINTGDARDQEKPAQLPSTETSTVQTIPQQIKADTLHTPSETRPDQQKPEYTPTGHDPPSKELSKPGIQGSTPSTTSGSPVGPTSPSTELSRLAATPVQTQLTSPSETHLSKHNSLSQSPPGSSTPPTNTAPAPPAAPTQQQPINIQTAGSPPPPITADHSNQQNPSTNPAAESSTHSLHQQHLTPPSQTSSRDPTEATTQPPTCTSPAQNLHDPNPDTTITHPPTPTLSQPLAINPLSD